In the genome of Candidatus Poribacteria bacterium, the window TTGGCCGGGCTCGGATAATTCGGGTAGAGAAGTATCCTGCCGTTCCCTTCCAGCTTTAATCTATCAGGCTCCACCTGAGTAGCAGGGCCTTTCAGATTCATCGCCGGATTATACCTATATCCGGATTTGACGACGTTCTTGACGGTGAAGCTAACGCCTTTGATGATTTTCCCTATTGGCCCTGATTTGAAGATCGCCTTTCCGTCGGCATCGGTCACCCCTGTCGCTTCTTTCTGCAGATCTCCGTTCCATTGACCGTAGACGGTCACGTTAGGCACCGGATCGCCGGTTTCGCTTAGGATCCTCACGACGGCTTTAGCTTCCCAAGCATCGGCGTCAAATCCAAAGTTCAGGTCTATATCTGCCACGAAGATATCCTGGGGCAGATCCGGTTTATCCTCGGGCTTTTCCTTCAACGGGTCGATGAGATTTAACCTCGCTCCACGTATATCCACGGGGTTATATGGGTCAGTAGCGGGGCTTATTTCCACGATGATGGCATGTTCGCCGCCGGTGAGCTTGTCGGTTTTCAGTTGAAGCTTTATCTTCTGGTCGCTTTGAGGCTTAAGTATGACCACCTTCAAAGCCAGCTGTCTGTTGAGGGTTTTATCTTTAACCCTGATGATAACCGGTATCTGTTTATTCTCCCCGTTGGAGATTTTCATCTCCACTTCGACCGGTTCACCTTTGAAGGAGCTGTCGGGGAAGATCAGATCGGAAATGGTGATCTTATAGGCGCTAACGGCGTTTCGGTTGAAGTAGGTCACAGCAGCATAAGCATCGACTATTCCATATCCGTATTCCTCATCCCACCCGCTTTTGCCTCTATCCCTGGCGGTCATCTCAAGCGCTTCACGGACTTTGATGGGATCATCCACACCGGTCGCTATCACCAGCGCCGCCACGCCGGAGATATGAGGGGCGGCCATTGAGGTGCCTTGGAAGAACCAGTAGCTGAACCTCTTCGGGTTAACGGAGAAGGTCTGTTGGAGGATGCCGTCCTTGAACCCGTCCTTGTTCTGGTCAATCGTCAGATCACCGCCCGGGGCGGCCAAATCTATATGTTCGGAGGTGTTGGAGTAAGGTGCTCTCCTCCCATCGAATCTCGTCGCGCCGACCGCTATGACGTACTGATCGTAAGCGGCCGGATAGCTGGTCGGGTTTCCGCTGAGATGATCGTTTCCCACGGCGGCCACTATCACCGCTCCTCTGTTGAAGGCGTAGGCGACGGCGTTTTCGAGCGTCTTGCTCGGATAGCTGCCACCGAGGGAGAAGTTTATCACTTTGGCGCCGTGATCGGCCGCGTAATAGATCCCTCGGGCGATATCCGCATAGTTACCGTAACCGTTCTTATCGAGAACTTTAACCGGCATGATCGCAGCGTTGAAGGCCACACCTGCGGTACCCTCACCGTTATCGGTGCTCTGGGCGATGGTGCCGGCCACATGGGTGCCGTGGCCGTTGTCGTCGTTCGGATGAGGATCGTCGTTCACGAAATCGTAGCCGGGAACAAACCTGGTCCGGGCCAGATCGGGGGCAAGCCTGTAATCGCCATAGTCCTCATAGGCGACTCCGGTATCCAGAACGGCTACGATCACACCTTCACCGGTCGAGATCTCCCAGGCCCGCTCGACGTCTATGCCGTTATCAGGGTCGTTAAGGTTCCACTGATATCTATAATACCTGTCGCTTGGCACAAAGTAGGCCTTAGCGACGAAGTTCGGCTCGGCGTATTCGACAAGTCCGCTTTCCTCATATTTCCTCACGAACTCCTGGACTGAAGCGCCATCAGGGAGACGAAGCCTGGTGAAGTAGGGGGTGTTGAGTAATTCAACAACGCCGTTCTGGGCGTTGAACCTTTCGATCTCCTCCTGAGGGATACCGGCTTTGAACCTGACGATTATCTCATTCGGCAGGTACTGAGGAGCGTAGTTGTCGTAATGGTTGGCGTTGGCCTCTATGATATCATCGAGATTATCAGCCAGTGCGGCTGAAGCTATCGCTATCATCAACGTTGTCGTTATAAAACCTTTCAGTCTCATGGTTGCCCTCCGTTTTCGGCAGCGCAGCCGCCCCAGTGGGGCCTGTCGCTTTGCGCCCCACCCTTGCGGGTGGTTTGCCTTTGTCGCTACGGAGGCAACCAAGCTCTAGCGAGCCCCCTGTGGGCCGCGCCGCTCGGTCTTTTCCGTAGGCACCCACAGATAGCGCAAGGGGGATACCAACGAGAAACTCAATGATCACGCGGCTTTTCGCCCACAGGGAGGCGTTGGAATTCTCAATTCGTTGAGAAATTCAACAGAGATTGACGTGTGCCCCGATCCGGCATACAATTTATTTGGAACGCTCATATTATCGCTGAGCGTAGCAGAGATTTTTTAAGCCACCGTCCGCTTCTCGGCTGTCCCGCTTATAGGTCATTTATTGTCATTTGTCGTCATTTATCGTCATTTGTAGTCATTAATGACGGCGAAGCCGAATGACTTAATGACTACAAATGACGGTTGAGCTGTGGACGACGGACAATTGGCCATAGATAGTACGGGCGAAAAATCTTTCGCCCCTACTCAAGGGAAATAAGAGCGATTTGGAAAATGGAGAGGGTTGATCGCAGGGAAATACCAAGGGATATGAGCGGGGGTAATAGATATCTGATCTTCCTCCGAAGAAGCCGCGGAGGATGTGGCATACCCTATGAGACCGCTAAAGCGGAGTTGATCTCCCTCTTCGAGGAGAACATACTGGATATCGCGGAGGAGTACTGGACCAAACACAGGCTGCTCGTCACGATAAACCTGCCGCCGGATGAGGTGAAACGCAGGGCCGAGTTGGCCGGATATATCGAGGCGATCCTCTCCGTGCATGAGGAGCCTTACATGGGTGAAGAGCTCCTCTCCCAATCTAAAGGGAGATGGCGCGTCGGATGGGTGAGGATAGGAGACCGTAAGAGATTTCAACAGGAGATATATCTCCAAGACGATGAGGGGAGATTGAAGCTCTCGCCCGATAGAAGGCCGTTCAAGGTGGAGGTGAACGGGAGGGTGATTCTAGCCAAGGGACATAAGCATCACAGGGGACTTTCGCCGCTGGACTCCAGGTTCCTGCTAAATCTGGCCAGATTGAAGGGGGATGAGCTCGTCCTTGATCCGTTCGCCGGGTTCGGAGGGATAGTTCTGGAGGCCAGAAGGCGAAGATTGAAGGTCGTCGCCTCAGAGGTGGATATCTCCTTGAGACTGGGGCTGGAAGAGACCTCAGGGGGAGGATGCCTGATAGCCGATGCCAGAAGGCTTCCCTTTAAATCGAAAACCTTTGACGCCGTGGTTACGGAACCTCCCTATAGGCGGGAACAGAGGGAAGCGGTTATCGAGGCGATGGAGGAGATATGCCGCGTGTGCAAAGAGGAGGGGCCCATCGTGATGTTGATCTCCCAAAGCATGGCGGCAGAGGTGGTGAAAAGATTGGAGGAGCTCGGGAGGGAGGTGAAAGGGGCTTATCCCGTGAGAAGACACGGCGGTCTCATCTGCAGGGCGATGCTGTTTTTGAGGCTTGACAGATCCGGAACCAGGAGATATCATCATACAGACGATAAAAGCGAAGATGGCGGTGAGATATGGCGAGGGACGTAAGTAGATCCAGGTTTTGGCCCGTGGCAACGGGCTTCCTGCTTGTGGGGTTGGTTGTGATGATCGTGCTTTACATACAGATGCTCGCCTTTATCAACAGGTTCGTCGCTATGGCGGTCGATCTCATAGAGAAGGAGATCCTGACCGAGGCGCCAAAAGGTGTGGACAAGGAGAGGGTCAGGGAGACCTTCGCCCGGATGAAGCGGGCTATACCGAGGGGAAAGGTGAATTTCGGGAAAGCCCGTGCCGCAGCCACATACGCCCAAAAAGCCCGCTCCGATGAGGATGGCTGGACGGCGGAGGAGATCAACACCCTCCTTGAGATGATAAACGCTGCGATGGGGCCGGAGGAGAAAAAGTGAGCTTCGCACCCCCTTACACCAGATTCGCATATGCATACGATAGAATGATGGAGAACGTCGATTATGACAGATGGGCGAGATACGTCAAAGATCTGTTCGAATACTACGGACCTATCCCGAAACGGGTGCTCGATATAGCCTGCGGCACGGGACAGGTGACGGTGAGACTCGCCAGATCCGGCTATGAGATGTTCGGAGTGGACAAGGCGCTGGAGATGATG includes:
- a CDS encoding S8 family serine peptidase encodes the protein MRLKGFITTTLMIAIASAALADNLDDIIEANANHYDNYAPQYLPNEIIVRFKAGIPQEEIERFNAQNGVVELLNTPYFTRLRLPDGASVQEFVRKYEESGLVEYAEPNFVAKAYFVPSDRYYRYQWNLNDPDNGIDVERAWEISTGEGVIVAVLDTGVAYEDYGDYRLAPDLARTRFVPGYDFVNDDPHPNDDNGHGTHVAGTIAQSTDNGEGTAGVAFNAAIMPVKVLDKNGYGNYADIARGIYYAADHGAKVINFSLGGSYPSKTLENAVAYAFNRGAVIVAAVGNDHLSGNPTSYPAAYDQYVIAVGATRFDGRRAPYSNTSEHIDLAAPGGDLTIDQNKDGFKDGILQQTFSVNPKRFSYWFFQGTSMAAPHISGVAALVIATGVDDPIKVREALEMTARDRGKSGWDEEYGYGIVDAYAAVTYFNRNAVSAYKITISDLIFPDSSFKGEPVEVEMKISNGENKQIPVIIRVKDKTLNRQLALKVVILKPQSDQKIKLQLKTDKLTGGEHAIIVEISPATDPYNPVDIRGARLNLIDPLKEKPEDKPDLPQDIFVADIDLNFGFDADAWEAKAVVRILSETGDPVPNVTVYGQWNGDLQKEATGVTDADGKAIFKSGPIGKIIKGVSFTVKNVVKSGYRYNPAMNLKGPATQVEPDRLKLEGNGRILLYPNYPSPANPETWIPFELGRSGRVIITIYDLNGRLVRKLDLGYKDAGSYVDKAKAAHWDGRNEFGEPVASGVYYYAVQVGSQRAVRHLVVMR